In the genome of Abyssalbus ytuae, the window AATGTGTCATGTAATAACTGTCATGACTCGCATTCTCTTAAATTAAAATTTGAAGGGAATAAACTATGCTTTCAGTGCCATGATCCGGAAAAATATGAGACCCCGTCCCATCATTTTCATGAAGGGATAACAGAAGCTGTTAAATGTGTCAATTGCCATATGACCGGTAAAATATATATGGGAAACGATTTCAGACGCGATCATAGTTTCAGGATCCCACGTCCGGATTTAAGCTTAAAATACGGAACACCTAATGCCTGCACACAATGCCATACTGAAAAAGATGATAAATGGGCCTGGGAAGCATTTAAAAAACAATATGGAGAGCCGGAGTATACACATTTTTCAGAAAAACTGGCTCGGGGAATTTCAGGGGAGTCAAATTCTCATCATTCATTGTTAGAACTGATAAGTGATGAAACCCAACCGGAGATAGTAAGAGCATCAGCAGTAAAAGCAATTTCATATAATGAAAACTTTAATAACGTTGAACTTTATATCAAACTATTAAACGATCAATCAGCTTTAGTAAGAGGAGTTAGCCTTGATATTTTAGGAGAAAATAACTCTTCAGATTATTTTAATTACTTATTGCCAAAATTAAAGGATGCTAAGCGGTCTGTTAGAATAAAAGCTTTTTTCTCTCTGGCTGCTATACCAGGAAATTTAATACCGGAAGATTATAAAGAAATTTACAAAACCACGGAAAAAGAGTTTTTAACCTACCTCGATGTAAATGCGGATTTTGCAGAAGGATTAGCCAAAAAAGCTATTTATTATCAAAGAAAAGGAGAATTGATAAAAGCAAAAGAAACCTATCAACAAGCATTAAAAATAGACGATAAGAACTATATGGTCAGGACCAACCTGGCTAATTTATACTACACTACCGGCGAACCGGAAAAAGCAGAAAAAGCCTTTAAGAAAATTATTGAACAGGAACCCGAATTCGGATTTTCATACTATTCCCTGGCCCTGCTCTTTGCAGAACTGGGAAGGATAGATGAAGCTATTATCCAAATGGAAAAAGCATACAAATTAATGCCTTCCAATCACAGGGTTATTTATAATCTTGCGTTGCTGTATGAAAAAAAAGGAAATTTCATCAAGGCTAAAAAAGTCTTTGATACAGGATTAAAACTTGACCCCGATAATGAAGAACTCTTATATGCTTTGGCATTTCACTATCTCAATCAAAATAAAAAAGAAGAAGCATTAAATATTACCCAAAAGATGATTGATTTATATCCGGATAAGCCATTATACCAAAACCTATTAAATAAAATAAAAAGTGACTTATAGCACCTTATTAAAATGAAACACACTTTCCTCTTAACATTTCTTCTTATTGTATTATATCCATGCTGTAAAAAACCTGTGGAAGACAAAATTTATGTACATAATTTACCTCCGGAAGCAGACATAAATGTGGTTATTCCTCCGGCATGGGCTTTTGGAATTATTTATGGAGCATATACCAATCAAGAACAAAGCATTGAATTAATTAACCAGATTATAGAGTATGATTATCCTATTGATGCTTTTTGGATTGACTCCTGGATTTGGGATTGGAAAAATAAAGGCAAAGGCCCTGATAAATATATGGATTTTGTGGGCGATACAATTTCCTACCCTCATATGGAAGGTATGTGGGACTATATGAAAGAAAAAAATATAAAATCAGGAATGTGGATGTGGGATTGCATTTTAAAACCAGGCAATGAAGAGGTGTATAATAATTTTAAAGAAAGAGGATATTTCACGCATGAGTTTATCAACACTAATGGTTGGCATAACGGTACACAAACAACCATAATAGGAGATGACAGCAAAGAAGTAAAAGGCACCTGGTGTGGTAACATAGACTTTAACAATGATGAAGCAGTTGCTTATTTTAAATTGAAAACCAAACATTTTTTTGACAAGGGCCTGGATTTTATCAAACTGGACAGAACAGATGCCATAAATGTTTGTAAAAGGATGTTTGAAATGTCTCAGGATTTTGGAAAAGAAACCAGGGGTCGTGGGTTTATCCTGTCACATAGTAATGGTGTAAATAATGAAGAGTATAAAAAATATCCCGGAAAATGGACCGATGATACCCGGTCAGATTGGTCTTATGAAACTCAAAGCCGGGAATTTTCTCCCTGGCTGCCTAAAGTTTCTTTTAAAGAAAATCTTGCCATGTACACTGATACGAATAAACATTTTCATAAAATTCCTTTTTTGGCCAATGATATGGGTGGGTTTGCCGTTAGTAATAATGGATATATTGATGAAGAATTATATATACGGTGGCTGGAGTTTGCCATGTTTGTACCCTTAACAACTCCTTTCTCCCAACCCGAAAACAAAACAGGAAATATAGCTTTTAAAGTTTCCGAAAGGGCAAACCGGATATTTAAAGAATATGCCCACTTAAAAATGAAATTATTTCCCTATATCTACAGTTATGCCCACAAATCGAGAATAGAAGGGATAAACACCATACGACTCGTTCCTGGTCATTTATATCAATACCAGTTTGGGGAAGAAATTTTGGTAGCACCGGTATATGAATCGTCTCAAACCAGAAGAAAATTATATTTACCGGGAACCTCAAAATGGATAAACTATTGGAGTGGAGAAGTTTATCAAGGCGGACAAGAAATTATAACGGATGCCCCTCTTGATAAAATCCCGCTGTTTATAAAACAGGGAGCCATTATACCACAACGTAAATACTCACGATCCATTGAATCAGGGAATAATAATATAATAGAACTGCATATATATCCGGGTAGTGAAGGAAGTTTTTCCTTAATAGAAGATGATGGTATAAGTAATCATTATTTAAAAGGTGTATATGCACTTACTAATATGGAGCTGAAAACAAATAAGAAAGGATTTAACCTTGTAATTAATCCTGTGTCAGGTTGTTATGAAGGGATGAAGGAGCTTCGCCAATGGGAAATAATAATTCATGATAGTAAAGTCCCGGCAACAGTAAAACTGGAAGAGAAAGAGCTAAAATTTAAGATTTCAAAAAGATCAATGTTAATAGATCCTTTTAAATCGGATAAAAAAGAAAAGTGTATTGTGAAGTTTGAATATGATTAATCCCCAGAGTATTTATGCCATTCTTAATTCAATATAAAAAATTAATACTTTGTAGCCTGGTTTTGATGGTTTCTGTACAATTGCGATGTCAAATACCACCTTCAACAATAGCTGAGAATGCCAAATATATAAATCCGTTTATATGTACGGCTAATGATCACGGACAAACTGATCCTTCAGCCGGTGTTCCTTTCGGCATGGCTAAACCCTGTGCCGACACGTATCCATTGGGGCATGCCGGCTATAATTATAATTCAAATAAAATATTAGGATTTTCAAATACCCGGATTTCAGGAGTGGGATGTGATGGAGCAGGAGGTAACATTCGTATTTTTCCTTCTGTAATTGGTGACACTACCCTGCAATCATTAAAAAGTGATTTTTTTAAAGAAACAGAAGTAGCCAAGGCCGGATATTATTATGTAAAACTTAAAAATAATATTGCCGTAGAGTTGTCCGCAACGAGAAACACAGCTTTTCATCAGTATAATTTCCCGAAAACTTCAAAACCCATACTTGTTATTGACCTGTCTTCATCTTTTAACGGAAAGGCTCAGGAACACCATCAAATACACGATAATGGGATAATTTCAGGATGGGTATCCGGAAAAAATGTTTGTAATAAAGGAAATTATAAGTTTTATTTTGCGATTAAAACAACCCGGGAATTTTATGCGGCAGAAGAAATAAATTCAAAGATCTGTTTAAAATACAAATCACAGGAAGATAACTCCATTTTACTAAAATGTGCCTTGTCAGTGGTAAGCAGGCAACATGCTGTTAACAATCTAAAAGAGAGTGATAGTTATAGCTTTGAAAACGTTGTTAAGAAGGCTTATTCCGAATGGAATAAAAAAGCCAATGTAATTAAAGTGGAAACCGAAAATGATACCTTAAAACGTATTTTTTACAGCCACCTTTTTCACGCTTTACAAACACCCTTTTCTGTGAGTGAAGAAGATGGTTCTTATAAAGGGAGCAATGCCCGGATATATTCTAATTCGGGAAAAAGGTATTTTCATGGATGGTCTGTTTGGGATACCTTTCGTACCAAATTGCCTCTTTTCACCCTGCTTTATCCTGAAGATTTAAGTGAAATGATGGGGTCGGTTAAAGAACTTTATAAACAAGGCAAACCCCAATGGGCTTCCGAAACCGAACCATTTATTACCGTTCGTACGGAACACTCTGTAATAGCATTGCTGGATGCTTACAAAAAGGGCTTGTTAAATTTTTCCCTGGAAGAAATTTATCCCCTGCTGGAGAAAGAAATAAGCGGTTTATCATTTAAGACTCCTGATAACGTACTGGAATTATCTTACGATATTTGGGCGCTGGCTCAAATATCAAAAGAATTAAACAAGGCTGATGAGTATAAATATTACCTGAAAAAAGCACATCAGTATAAAAATATTTGGATTGAGAAATTTAAATATATGGACGATAGATCCGATATTATGCATGGAGATGGCTTATATGAAGGCACTCTCTGGCAGTATAGATGGTTTGTTCCTTTTGATATAGACGGGCTTCAGGCATTGGTTGGTGGTAAAAAAGATTTTGAAGAACAACTGGATTACTTTTTTAAGGAAGAACTTTTTAATATTGGTAATCAACCGGACATTCAAACCCCCTACCTTTATAATTATACGGCATCTCCCTGGAAAACTCAACAACTGATCAATAAAATTCTTACCCGTGAAACAAACAACTGGTACGGCACCCACCATAAATTAAAAACTCCGGTTACAAAAAAAGTGTTTACCGACACTCCTGAAGGATACATCGCGGAGATGGATGATGATGCAGGCACAATGGCATCATGGTTTATTTGGTCGTCCATTGGGTTATACCCTATTTGTCCGGGTGAACCGGTACTGGCAATTACTTCGCCTTTATTTAACCGTACCGTTATTAAAACAAAAAGTGAAGATTTGGAGATTATTGCCCACAATTTAACCAAAAAGGCCATATATATTCAAAAAATCACTTTAAATGGTGAGCCTCTGGAGAATTTTTTTATCAGTTTCAATAAAATAAAAAACGGCGGAAAACTGGAACTTTTTATGAGTGAAAAGCCGTATTG includes:
- a CDS encoding tetratricopeptide repeat protein, whose protein sequence is MKKETLKVIISFKLIILWGFLLFSGSSCNRKKEEYIPVSEQNTTVTFLSAKVIPDNDFAGSENCRECHPDQFKQWKGSHHDKAMQIAQRETVLAKFEGEVFKSQGVTSRFFENEGGFYVNTEGPDGEYHDYKIVYTFGITPLQQYIVKFPDGRYQCLRTAWDTRQNKWFDLYPDFKVVHSEWLHWSRGGLNWNNMCSDCHSTNVRENYDPNTLSYDTKFSIINVSCEACHGPGKKHMENARLKGDKYDSKSTYMQMTGMTKPKELVDQCARCHMRREQISGGFNFEGTLLDHYFPQLIEPPLYHADGQILDEVYVYGSFIQSKMYQNNVSCNNCHDSHSLKLKFEGNKLCFQCHDPEKYETPSHHFHEGITEAVKCVNCHMTGKIYMGNDFRRDHSFRIPRPDLSLKYGTPNACTQCHTEKDDKWAWEAFKKQYGEPEYTHFSEKLARGISGESNSHHSLLELISDETQPEIVRASAVKAISYNENFNNVELYIKLLNDQSALVRGVSLDILGENNSSDYFNYLLPKLKDAKRSVRIKAFFSLAAIPGNLIPEDYKEIYKTTEKEFLTYLDVNADFAEGLAKKAIYYQRKGELIKAKETYQQALKIDDKNYMVRTNLANLYYTTGEPEKAEKAFKKIIEQEPEFGFSYYSLALLFAELGRIDEAIIQMEKAYKLMPSNHRVIYNLALLYEKKGNFIKAKKVFDTGLKLDPDNEELLYALAFHYLNQNKKEEALNITQKMIDLYPDKPLYQNLLNKIKSDL
- a CDS encoding GH92 family glycosyl hydrolase, which codes for MPFLIQYKKLILCSLVLMVSVQLRCQIPPSTIAENAKYINPFICTANDHGQTDPSAGVPFGMAKPCADTYPLGHAGYNYNSNKILGFSNTRISGVGCDGAGGNIRIFPSVIGDTTLQSLKSDFFKETEVAKAGYYYVKLKNNIAVELSATRNTAFHQYNFPKTSKPILVIDLSSSFNGKAQEHHQIHDNGIISGWVSGKNVCNKGNYKFYFAIKTTREFYAAEEINSKICLKYKSQEDNSILLKCALSVVSRQHAVNNLKESDSYSFENVVKKAYSEWNKKANVIKVETENDTLKRIFYSHLFHALQTPFSVSEEDGSYKGSNARIYSNSGKRYFHGWSVWDTFRTKLPLFTLLYPEDLSEMMGSVKELYKQGKPQWASETEPFITVRTEHSVIALLDAYKKGLLNFSLEEIYPLLEKEISGLSFKTPDNVLELSYDIWALAQISKELNKADEYKYYLKKAHQYKNIWIEKFKYMDDRSDIMHGDGLYEGTLWQYRWFVPFDIDGLQALVGGKKDFEEQLDYFFKEELFNIGNQPDIQTPYLYNYTASPWKTQQLINKILTRETNNWYGTHHKLKTPVTKKVFTDTPEGYIAEMDDDAGTMASWFIWSSIGLYPICPGEPVLAITSPLFNRTVIKTKSEDLEIIAHNLTKKAIYIQKITLNGEPLENFFISFNKIKNGGKLELFMSEKPY
- a CDS encoding glycoside hydrolase family 31 protein, translating into MEDKIYVHNLPPEADINVVIPPAWAFGIIYGAYTNQEQSIELINQIIEYDYPIDAFWIDSWIWDWKNKGKGPDKYMDFVGDTISYPHMEGMWDYMKEKNIKSGMWMWDCILKPGNEEVYNNFKERGYFTHEFINTNGWHNGTQTTIIGDDSKEVKGTWCGNIDFNNDEAVAYFKLKTKHFFDKGLDFIKLDRTDAINVCKRMFEMSQDFGKETRGRGFILSHSNGVNNEEYKKYPGKWTDDTRSDWSYETQSREFSPWLPKVSFKENLAMYTDTNKHFHKIPFLANDMGGFAVSNNGYIDEELYIRWLEFAMFVPLTTPFSQPENKTGNIAFKVSERANRIFKEYAHLKMKLFPYIYSYAHKSRIEGINTIRLVPGHLYQYQFGEEILVAPVYESSQTRRKLYLPGTSKWINYWSGEVYQGGQEIITDAPLDKIPLFIKQGAIIPQRKYSRSIESGNNNIIELHIYPGSEGSFSLIEDDGISNHYLKGVYALTNMELKTNKKGFNLVINPVSGCYEGMKELRQWEIIIHDSKVPATVKLEEKELKFKISKRSMLIDPFKSDKKEKCIVKFEYD